A window of Nomascus leucogenys isolate Asia chromosome X, Asia_NLE_v1, whole genome shotgun sequence contains these coding sequences:
- the MORF4L2 gene encoding mortality factor 4-like protein 2, with translation MSSRKQGSQPRGQQSAEEENFKKPTRSNMQRSKMRGASAGKKTAGPQQKNLEPALPGRWGGRSAENPPSGSVRKTRKNKQKTPGNGDGGSTSEAPQPPRKKRARADPTVESEEAFKNRMEVKVKIPEELKPWLVEDWDLVTRQKQLFQLPAKKNVDAILEEYANCKKSQGNVDNKEYAVNEVVAGIKEYFNVMLGTQLLYKFERPQYAEILLAHPDAPMSQVYGAPHLLRLFVRIGAMLAYTPLDEKSLALLLGYLHDFLKYLAKNSASLFTASDYKVASAEYHRKAL, from the coding sequence ATGAGTTCCAGAAAGCAGGGTTCTCAACCTCGTGGACAGCAATCTGCAGAAGAAGAGAACTTCAAAAAACCAACTAGAAGCAACATGCAGAGAAGTAAGATGAGAGGGGCCTCCGCGGGAAAGAAGACAGCTGGTCCACAGCAGAAAAATCTTGAACCAGCTCTCCCAGGAAGATGGGGGGGTCGCTCTGCAGAGAACCCGCCTTCAGGATCCGTGAGGAAGACCAGAAAGAACAAGCAGAAGACTCCTGGAAACGGAGATGGTGGCAGTACCAGCGAAGCACCTCAGCCCCCTCGGAAGAAAAGGGCCCGGGCAGACCCCACTGTTGAAAGTGAGGAGGCGTTTAAGAATAGAATGGAGGTTAAAGTGAAGATTCCTGAAGAATTAAAACCATGGCTTGTTGAGGACTGGGACTTAGTTACCAGGCAGAAGCAGCTGTTTCAACTCCCTGCTAAGAAAAATGTAGATGCAATTCTGGAGGAGTATGCAAATTGCAAGAAATCGCAGGGAAATGTTGATAATAAGGAATATGCGGTTAATGAAGTTGTGGcaggaataaaagaatatttcaatGTGATGTTGGGCACTCAGCTGCTCTACAAATTTGAGAGGCCCCAGTATGCTGAAATCCTCTTGGCTCACCCTGATGCTCCAATGTCCCAGGTTTATGGAGCACCACACCTACTGAGATTATTTGTAAGAATTGGAGCAATGTTGGCCTATACGCCCCTTGATGAGAAGAGCCTTGCATTATTGTTGGGCTATTTGCATGATTTCCTAAAGTATCTGGCAAAGAATTCTGCATCTCTCTTTACTGCCAGTGATTACAAAGTGGCTTCTGCTGAGTACCACCGCAAAGCCCTGTGA